In one Thermococcus sp. 2319x1 genomic region, the following are encoded:
- a CDS encoding DEAD/DEAH box helicase, producing the protein MTTVVLRIPDKSALVYIEKADPKIYFMVYEELTYRKSFGKWEKPESLYDPHTKSFPVGLIPRVKQLLNSKGYRVRVIDERKIEGVEINATWNEQYKLRKYQEKTVKKALKSGMGVLALPVGSGKTIIGLRIVYELNLSALIVVHTKELLYQWAENIRRVLGIEPGLVGDNSWIEKPITVAMIQTLLSRGADKLQLPYAVVVFDECHRTSAAEKFYELGISLPQRFRFGLSATPWRRIKGEELKIEGAIGPIIYEVKAEDLIKEKFLAKPRFKVIEYESSMPPLADRYKELYEEIIMENEERNKAIVETAYKLAKQGHRVLIDVKRIEHGKILVEMLKKKGLNAEFLSSQSPNRWEIFEKFKNGEINVLVSTLLKEGVDIPEISAIILAGGGKSDIMTIQTIGRALRPKGGGGAVIVDVKDEDPLLFTHFIERQKALRQYYGRYYDKELERLIEK; encoded by the coding sequence ATGACGACCGTGGTATTGAGAATCCCGGATAAATCTGCACTGGTGTATATTGAGAAGGCCGACCCTAAGATATACTTTATGGTATATGAGGAGCTAACTTACCGAAAAAGTTTCGGCAAATGGGAGAAGCCTGAGAGCCTATACGACCCTCACACAAAGTCCTTTCCCGTAGGGTTAATTCCCCGTGTAAAGCAGCTTTTGAACTCAAAAGGATACAGGGTTAGGGTAATCGATGAAAGAAAAATTGAAGGAGTGGAGATAAACGCAACATGGAATGAGCAGTATAAGTTAAGGAAATACCAAGAAAAAACCGTTAAAAAAGCATTGAAATCCGGCATGGGAGTCTTAGCGTTACCCGTGGGGAGCGGAAAAACAATAATAGGGCTGAGAATTGTCTACGAGCTTAACCTGTCAGCCCTCATTGTTGTGCACACAAAGGAACTTCTTTATCAGTGGGCCGAGAATATAAGGCGAGTTCTCGGAATCGAGCCCGGACTTGTGGGGGATAATAGCTGGATAGAAAAGCCAATAACGGTGGCTATGATACAGACGCTTCTTTCCAGAGGGGCTGATAAGCTCCAGCTCCCATATGCGGTGGTTGTGTTTGATGAATGCCACAGGACTTCTGCCGCAGAAAAGTTCTACGAACTTGGGATAAGCCTCCCCCAGAGATTTAGATTTGGCCTCTCTGCAACCCCATGGAGGAGAATTAAAGGAGAAGAGCTAAAGATAGAAGGGGCGATAGGGCCAATAATCTATGAAGTTAAAGCCGAAGACCTGATAAAAGAAAAGTTCTTGGCAAAGCCAAGGTTTAAAGTAATTGAATACGAATCCTCCATGCCCCCGTTAGCGGATCGCTACAAGGAACTTTATGAAGAAATAATCATGGAAAACGAGGAGAGAAACAAGGCGATAGTTGAGACTGCATACAAGCTTGCGAAACAGGGCCATCGTGTCTTAATAGACGTCAAAAGGATTGAACACGGAAAGATTCTTGTGGAGATGCTTAAAAAGAAGGGCTTAAACGCTGAGTTCTTGAGCTCTCAGAGTCCAAACAGGTGGGAGATTTTTGAAAAGTTCAAAAATGGCGAGATCAACGTTTTGGTCTCTACGCTATTGAAAGAAGGGGTAGATATCCCAGAAATTTCCGCCATAATACTTGCGGGTGGAGGAAAAAGCGATATAATGACAATTCAGACAATAGGAAGGGCACTAAGACCCAAAGGCGGGGGCGGTGCTGTTATAGTTGACGTGAAAGATGAAGACCCACTGCTTTTTACTCACTTCATAGAGAGACAAAAAGCCTTGAGGCAGTACTATGGCAGATACTATGACAAGGAGCTTGAGAGGCTCATAGAGAAGTGA
- a CDS encoding Lrp/AsnC family transcriptional regulator, which translates to MKGLLDEIDKEILRVLQKNSRTPLREISKRVGLAESTVYERIKKLKEKGIIKKFTIILDPESLGFHLLAFILIKAKAGKYAEVAGKLITYPEIVEIYETTGDYDMILKIRTRSSEELNDFLDRIGEIEGVVATHTMVVLKIHKETTELPL; encoded by the coding sequence ATGAAGGGACTTTTAGATGAAATTGATAAGGAAATCTTGAGGGTGCTTCAAAAGAATAGCCGCACTCCGCTGAGAGAAATATCCAAGCGAGTGGGACTTGCAGAGTCAACGGTCTATGAAAGGATTAAGAAGCTGAAGGAGAAAGGAATAATAAAGAAATTCACGATTATCCTTGATCCAGAGTCCCTTGGCTTTCATCTGCTGGCTTTTATATTGATAAAGGCAAAAGCTGGGAAGTATGCCGAAGTTGCCGGGAAGCTCATAACTTATCCGGAGATAGTGGAAATTTATGAGACCACCGGTGATTACGACATGATACTCAAGATAAGAACGAGGAGCAGCGAAGAGCTCAACGACTTTCTTGATAGGATAGGGGAGATAGAAGGTGTCGTGGCAACGCATACGATGGTTGTGCTGAAGATACACAAAGAGACAACCGAGCTTCCGCTTTAA
- the pheT gene encoding phenylalanine--tRNA ligase subunit beta: MPKFDVAKHDLERLIGKEFTVEEWEDLFLYAKCELDDVWEHEGKIYFKADAKDTNRPDLWSAEGIARQVKWALGMARGLPKYKIEKSDVVVYVDEKLKDIRPYGVYAIVENLELDEEALRQIIQLQEKVALTFGRRRREVAIGTFDFDKLKPPFYYKAVEPDKIRFTPLNSDREMSADEILEQHEKGKEYGHLIKGKPYYPLLVDREGNVLSMPPVINSETHGKVTEETKSIFIDITGWNLNRIMLALNVIVTALAERGGKIRSVKVVYKDFEIETPDLTPKEFEVDLNYIKRLAGVELSDEEIKDLLERMMYEVEIVDGKAKLRYPAFRDDIMHARDVLEDVLIAYGYNNIVPEEPRLAVQGKGDDFIEFENAVRDLMVGFGLQEVMTFNLTNKEAQFDKMNISEEEIVEIENPISQKWSALRKWLLPSLMEFLSQNTHEEYPQKIFEVGKVTLIDESRETKTVSESKLAVALAHPKVTFTEAKEILDSLMHHLNAEYELREIEHGSFIPGRVGEIVVDGKSVGIIGEIHPQVLENWGIEMPIAAFEIFLRPFYKGSFL, from the coding sequence ATGCCGAAGTTCGACGTTGCCAAGCATGACCTGGAGAGATTAATTGGGAAAGAATTCACGGTCGAAGAGTGGGAAGACTTGTTCCTCTACGCAAAATGCGAGCTTGACGATGTTTGGGAGCACGAAGGTAAAATATACTTCAAAGCAGATGCCAAAGATACCAACAGACCCGACTTATGGAGTGCCGAGGGAATAGCGAGACAGGTAAAATGGGCCCTTGGAATGGCAAGGGGATTGCCGAAATATAAAATCGAAAAAAGCGATGTTGTTGTCTATGTTGATGAAAAATTGAAAGATATAAGGCCCTATGGGGTTTATGCCATAGTTGAGAATCTCGAACTTGATGAGGAAGCCTTGAGACAGATAATCCAGCTTCAGGAGAAAGTGGCGCTCACCTTCGGAAGGAGGAGAAGAGAAGTTGCCATAGGGACGTTCGACTTCGATAAGCTCAAGCCTCCTTTCTATTACAAGGCTGTTGAACCGGATAAAATAAGATTTACTCCATTAAACAGCGACCGAGAAATGAGTGCTGATGAGATTCTCGAGCAGCACGAGAAGGGGAAGGAATACGGCCACTTGATTAAAGGAAAGCCCTATTATCCATTGCTTGTTGACAGGGAAGGAAACGTTCTCTCAATGCCCCCGGTTATAAATTCCGAAACCCATGGGAAGGTCACTGAAGAGACAAAGAGCATCTTCATAGACATCACGGGATGGAATCTTAACAGGATCATGCTTGCTTTGAATGTAATTGTAACTGCCTTAGCTGAGCGTGGCGGAAAAATAAGGAGCGTTAAGGTAGTCTACAAGGATTTCGAGATAGAAACCCCCGACTTGACTCCCAAGGAGTTCGAGGTTGACCTAAACTACATCAAAAGACTTGCGGGAGTTGAGCTCAGCGATGAGGAGATAAAAGACCTGCTTGAGCGCATGATGTATGAGGTTGAGATCGTTGATGGAAAGGCAAAGCTGAGGTATCCGGCATTTAGAGACGACATAATGCATGCAAGAGACGTTTTGGAGGACGTCCTCATTGCATACGGCTACAACAACATTGTTCCAGAGGAGCCAAGGCTTGCCGTTCAAGGAAAGGGAGACGATTTTATAGAGTTTGAAAATGCCGTGAGAGACCTCATGGTTGGCTTTGGCCTCCAAGAGGTTATGACATTCAACCTCACAAATAAGGAAGCCCAGTTTGACAAAATGAACATTTCAGAGGAGGAAATAGTGGAGATAGAGAATCCCATAAGTCAAAAATGGTCTGCGTTGAGAAAATGGCTCCTTCCAAGCCTGATGGAGTTTTTGAGCCAGAACACCCATGAGGAGTATCCTCAGAAAATCTTTGAGGTCGGCAAGGTGACCCTCATAGACGAAAGCAGAGAAACAAAGACCGTCAGCGAGAGCAAACTTGCCGTTGCCCTTGCCCATCCCAAAGTAACCTTCACAGAAGCAAAAGAAATCCTCGACAGCCTAATGCATCATCTCAATGCTGAATATGAGCTTAGAGAGATAGAACACGGCTCCTTCATTCCGGGCAGAGTAGGGGAGATAGTGGTTGATGGGAAGAGCGTTGGGATAATAGGGGAGATTCATCCACAGGTGCTTGAAAACTGGGGAATAGAGATGCCGATAGCGGCATTTGAGATTTTCCTGAGGCCTTTCTACAAGGGGAGTTTTCTCTGA
- a CDS encoding DUF3783 domain-containing protein: MILLIGFEQDEVSRVREILSEFDIYEVPEYCKDWVVEEVVAKAPTFQGSGNWHWRKFIIMHNLSNEDVKRVIKTVRSQGISPIFATTTPTSLTWKLEDLLDELVREDEYFRKLREEKRRMKSFYLDIGKS, from the coding sequence ATGATACTCTTAATAGGGTTTGAGCAGGATGAAGTTTCCAGGGTGAGAGAAATCTTAAGTGAGTTCGACATTTATGAGGTTCCGGAATACTGCAAAGATTGGGTTGTGGAGGAAGTTGTGGCAAAGGCCCCCACTTTCCAAGGAAGCGGCAACTGGCACTGGAGGAAGTTCATCATAATGCACAACCTCTCAAATGAAGACGTAAAGAGGGTTATCAAAACAGTCCGCTCTCAAGGAATTAGCCCGATCTTTGCAACCACCACCCCCACGTCCCTAACGTGGAAGCTTGAAGACCTTCTTGATGAGCTCGTTCGAGAGGATGAATACTTTAGAAAGCTAAGAGAGGAAAAGCGAAGGATGAAGTCCTTTTATCTCGACATAGGGAAAAGTTAA
- the truA gene encoding tRNA pseudouridine(38-40) synthase TruA — translation MRVALKIAYDGRRFYGFQRQPNLRTVEGEIIGVLTKLGIIENPKDANFKGASRTDRGVSAFGNVVAFNTSKPELTSPRILNHHLKDVWVLGRAPVPEDFHPRFWSKGKVYRYYLLNEGFDIEKMKSCAEIFVGVHDFSNFAKLEEDKNPVRKIDRVEILLRGNVIAVEIEGESFLWEMVRRIITALKLCASGALSMEEVKRMLEEEVDKKLPPAPPENLVLWEVKYEGISFEKDPYAVEKAKREFFERFAQHLITASIFEDWFTSL, via the coding sequence ATGAGGGTAGCCTTGAAAATTGCCTACGATGGAAGAAGATTTTACGGCTTTCAAAGGCAGCCCAACTTAAGAACAGTGGAAGGCGAGATAATTGGAGTATTAACTAAGCTCGGAATAATTGAAAACCCCAAAGATGCCAACTTTAAGGGGGCTTCAAGAACCGACAGAGGGGTTTCTGCCTTTGGAAACGTTGTTGCGTTTAACACTTCCAAGCCTGAGCTAACGTCTCCGAGAATTTTGAATCACCATTTGAAGGATGTTTGGGTTTTAGGGAGGGCACCGGTTCCGGAGGATTTCCATCCAAGATTCTGGAGCAAAGGAAAGGTGTATAGGTACTACCTCCTCAATGAGGGGTTTGATATTGAGAAAATGAAATCCTGTGCCGAGATTTTTGTGGGGGTTCATGACTTCTCAAACTTTGCCAAGCTTGAGGAGGATAAAAACCCTGTAAGAAAGATAGACAGGGTTGAGATACTCCTAAGGGGAAATGTAATTGCGGTTGAAATTGAGGGGGAAAGTTTTCTCTGGGAAATGGTGAGAAGGATTATAACGGCTCTCAAGCTCTGCGCCTCTGGCGCTCTCTCAATGGAAGAAGTGAAAAGAATGCTGGAAGAGGAAGTTGATAAAAAGCTCCCTCCTGCCCCTCCAGAAAACCTCGTCCTGTGGGAAGTTAAGTATGAGGGAATATCCTTCGAAAAAGATCCTTATGCAGTTGAAAAGGCAAAAAGAGAATTCTTTGAGAGGTTTGCCCAACACTTAATAACAGCGAGCATTTTTGAAGACTGGTTCACTTCTCTATGA
- a CDS encoding ASCH domain-containing protein, whose product MVQIRKFLLIDNSYKSKILSGKKTTTIRFGEYGAKPGSEVYLVITPSDTAVAKVKITKVEKKKVKELTNQDAKKDGFKDVKELVGALSKIYGELHGDDEVTVIEFEVIKKFESGIPLKWLKGLNYRDPEEVAKLYVENSLKDSPDVDLIVKRVYSEGLKSAVRRYGPKRVRDALLKAYHKLYAEGKI is encoded by the coding sequence ATGGTTCAAATAAGGAAGTTCCTGCTGATAGATAATTCATACAAGTCCAAGATACTAAGCGGAAAAAAGACAACCACGATTAGATTTGGAGAGTATGGGGCAAAACCTGGAAGTGAAGTTTACCTTGTAATAACACCAAGCGACACGGCCGTTGCAAAGGTAAAAATCACAAAGGTGGAGAAGAAAAAGGTTAAGGAGCTTACAAATCAAGACGCAAAAAAAGACGGGTTTAAGGATGTCAAAGAGCTAGTAGGTGCATTGAGCAAGATATACGGGGAACTCCATGGAGATGACGAGGTTACGGTGATTGAGTTTGAGGTAATAAAGAAGTTCGAAAGCGGAATCCCCTTAAAATGGCTTAAGGGGCTGAACTACAGGGATCCAGAGGAGGTAGCAAAGCTCTATGTAGAAAACAGCCTAAAAGATTCTCCCGATGTTGATTTAATAGTTAAAAGGGTTTATTCCGAAGGATTAAAAAGCGCGGTGAGAAGATACGGGCCAAAGAGGGTAAGGGATGCCCTTTTGAAAGCCTATCATAAACTTTATGCAGAGGGGAAAATTTAA
- a CDS encoding UbiD family decarboxylase encodes MIREILNQFQDELIIVDKPVSKKFEITSYLLQHKTKPVLFKDVDGWEVAGNIWSTRERIARYLGIKREELVHFIMEAMENPKPYKEAKTAEFFKNSTKDFSLKELPVPHYFPRDGGQYFTSAIYIAKDENGFVNLSYHRTMVRDEKTGTVRLVPRHLYAMWKDKAEHGEELDVRIIIGNPIHILLAAATSPPYGVSELSIASSMSEIAFGKPLEVVNINGIPVPIESEFVFEAKILPELDKEGPFVDITGTYDIVREQPVVVFEKMYHVERPIFHALLSSGYEHYMLMGLPKEPQIYKSVKQVVPKVHGVRLTEGGCMWLHAVVSITKQHDGDGKNAILAAFAGHPSLKHVIVVDEDINIYDDKEIEWAVATRFQADKDLVVIPNARGSSLDPSGEKGFTAKWGIDATKPLGKKEEFERAKL; translated from the coding sequence ATGATACGCGAGATACTAAACCAATTTCAGGACGAGCTTATCATCGTTGATAAGCCTGTTAGCAAAAAGTTTGAGATAACGAGCTATCTCCTTCAGCATAAAACTAAGCCCGTTCTGTTTAAAGATGTGGATGGATGGGAAGTTGCAGGCAACATATGGAGCACGCGGGAGAGAATAGCAAGGTACCTCGGCATAAAAAGAGAGGAGCTTGTTCATTTCATAATGGAAGCTATGGAGAATCCCAAACCCTATAAAGAGGCAAAAACCGCTGAATTTTTCAAGAACTCCACGAAGGATTTCTCCCTCAAAGAGTTGCCGGTTCCGCATTACTTTCCAAGGGATGGGGGGCAGTACTTTACCTCGGCAATCTACATAGCAAAGGACGAGAATGGATTTGTAAACCTTTCATATCACAGAACAATGGTGAGAGATGAAAAAACCGGGACAGTTAGATTAGTCCCAAGGCATTTGTATGCAATGTGGAAGGATAAGGCAGAACACGGTGAAGAGCTTGATGTTAGAATAATCATCGGCAATCCAATACATATCCTCCTAGCGGCAGCGACAAGCCCGCCTTATGGAGTTAGTGAGCTCAGCATTGCGTCATCTATGAGTGAGATTGCATTTGGAAAGCCCTTGGAAGTCGTGAACATTAACGGTATCCCGGTTCCCATCGAGAGTGAATTTGTCTTCGAGGCAAAAATTTTGCCAGAGCTTGACAAGGAGGGGCCCTTTGTTGATATAACTGGGACATACGACATAGTAAGGGAGCAGCCCGTTGTGGTTTTTGAGAAGATGTACCATGTTGAGAGGCCAATTTTCCACGCACTGCTTTCCAGCGGATATGAGCACTACATGCTCATGGGACTTCCCAAGGAGCCGCAGATATACAAGAGCGTTAAGCAGGTGGTTCCAAAGGTTCACGGTGTAAGATTAACGGAAGGAGGTTGCATGTGGCTCCACGCAGTTGTGAGTATAACAAAGCAGCACGATGGAGATGGAAAAAATGCTATTTTGGCGGCTTTTGCTGGACATCCGAGCCTAAAGCACGTGATAGTGGTCGATGAGGACATTAACATTTACGACGATAAAGAGATAGAATGGGCAGTGGCCACGAGATTTCAGGCGGATAAGGACCTGGTTGTGATTCCTAACGCAAGGGGAAGCTCTCTTGACCCCTCCGGGGAGAAGGGCTTCACTGCTAAATGGGGTATAGATGCCACAAAGCCTTTAGGCAAAAAGGAAGAGTTTGAACGGGCGAAACTCTAG
- the glyA gene encoding serine hydroxymethyltransferase, which translates to MSYQMYRDKVLEFVEMHEKWRASTINLIASENVTSPSVTRAVASGFMHKYAEGWPRQRYYQGCKYVDEVELIGVDLFCKLFKSDFADLRPISGTNANQAAFFGLTNAGDKAIVLHTSHGGHISHMPFGAAGMRGLEVHTWPFDNEEFNIDVDKAAQMIRELEPKIVVFGGSLFPFPHPVKELAPVAKEVGAYVMYDAAHVLGLIAGGKFQDPLREGADVVTSSTHKTFPGPQGGVILYKDLGEDTAKLQWAIFPGVLSNHHLHHMAGKVITAAEMLEFGKAYAEQIVKNAKALAEALAEEGFKVIGEDKGYTESHQVIVDVSELHEAGGGWAAPLLEEAGIILNKNLLPWDPLEKVNTPSGLRIGVQEMTRVGMMEDDMKEIARFMRRVLLDKEDPKKVEKEVFEFRKQFQKVYYSFDYGLPMKE; encoded by the coding sequence ATGAGCTACCAGATGTATAGAGACAAGGTTTTGGAATTTGTTGAGATGCACGAAAAGTGGAGGGCATCAACTATAAACCTGATTGCAAGTGAAAACGTGACTTCCCCAAGCGTTACAAGGGCTGTGGCAAGCGGTTTTATGCACAAATACGCCGAAGGATGGCCAAGGCAAAGGTATTATCAGGGATGTAAGTACGTCGATGAAGTTGAGCTCATAGGAGTTGACCTCTTCTGCAAGCTCTTCAAGAGCGATTTCGCGGATCTAAGACCAATTTCCGGAACTAACGCAAATCAAGCCGCGTTCTTTGGACTAACAAACGCCGGAGACAAAGCTATTGTTCTTCATACTTCCCACGGTGGGCACATAAGCCACATGCCCTTTGGAGCAGCTGGTATGAGAGGATTGGAGGTTCATACATGGCCTTTTGATAACGAAGAATTCAACATCGATGTCGACAAGGCAGCCCAGATGATTAGAGAGCTCGAGCCCAAGATAGTTGTCTTCGGTGGTTCATTGTTCCCGTTCCCACACCCGGTTAAGGAGCTCGCCCCAGTGGCCAAAGAGGTTGGCGCTTACGTAATGTATGACGCAGCCCACGTTTTGGGATTAATAGCGGGAGGAAAGTTCCAGGACCCACTTAGAGAAGGAGCCGATGTCGTAACTTCCTCAACCCACAAGACCTTCCCGGGCCCACAGGGTGGTGTAATACTCTACAAGGACCTCGGGGAAGACACGGCAAAACTGCAATGGGCAATCTTCCCAGGTGTTCTAAGCAACCACCACCTACACCACATGGCTGGAAAAGTCATTACCGCTGCGGAGATGCTCGAATTTGGTAAAGCCTACGCTGAGCAGATCGTAAAGAACGCAAAAGCCCTCGCCGAGGCTCTTGCAGAGGAAGGATTCAAGGTCATTGGAGAGGACAAGGGCTACACGGAGAGCCACCAGGTTATCGTGGATGTAAGTGAGCTCCACGAAGCTGGAGGAGGATGGGCTGCTCCTCTTTTGGAAGAGGCGGGCATAATCCTCAACAAGAACCTCCTCCCATGGGATCCACTTGAGAAGGTCAACACCCCAAGCGGTCTAAGAATCGGTGTGCAGGAGATGACAAGAGTTGGCATGATGGAAGACGACATGAAAGAGATAGCAAGGTTCATGAGAAGAGTCCTTCTTGACAAAGAGGATCCAAAGAAGGTAGAGAAGGAAGTATTCGAGTTCAGGAAGCAGTTCCAGAAGGTCTACTACTCCTTCGACTACGGTCTGCCGATGAAAGAGTGA
- a CDS encoding TIGR02253 family HAD-type hydrolase encodes MIRVVFFDLDDTLVDTSRLAELARKNAIENMIQHGMPVDFDTAYNELLELINEYGSNFPHHFDYLLRRLDLKYNPKWVAAGVIAYHNTKFAHIREVKHARKTLIKLREMGYRLGIITDGNPIKQWEKVLRLDLDDFFEHMIISDFEGVKKPHPKIYQKALKIFEVSPEEALMVGDRLYSDIYGAKRVGMHTVWFRYGKYANRELEYEEYADFKINDLLELPEILEVLKDGSNKEVPADR; translated from the coding sequence ATGATAAGGGTAGTGTTTTTTGATCTCGATGACACCCTTGTTGACACGTCTCGTTTAGCTGAGCTTGCCAGAAAAAACGCCATAGAAAACATGATTCAGCACGGAATGCCTGTTGATTTTGACACCGCCTATAACGAACTTTTGGAGCTCATAAACGAATACGGAAGCAATTTCCCTCATCACTTTGATTACCTCCTCAGGAGGCTCGATCTAAAGTACAATCCGAAATGGGTTGCCGCCGGGGTTATAGCCTACCACAACACCAAATTTGCCCACATAAGGGAAGTCAAGCACGCAAGAAAAACCCTCATCAAACTCAGGGAAATGGGCTATCGACTGGGCATCATAACCGATGGCAATCCAATAAAGCAGTGGGAGAAGGTTCTGAGGCTTGACCTAGATGACTTCTTTGAGCATATGATAATTTCGGACTTTGAGGGGGTGAAAAAGCCACATCCGAAAATATACCAGAAAGCCCTTAAGATATTTGAAGTCTCTCCGGAAGAGGCATTGATGGTAGGAGACAGGCTTTATTCAGACATCTATGGGGCAAAGAGGGTAGGAATGCATACCGTATGGTTCCGCTATGGCAAATACGCAAACAGGGAGCTTGAATATGAGGAGTACGCTGATTTCAAAATAAACGACCTCTTAGAGCTTCCGGAGATTTTAGAGGTGCTCAAGGATGGTTCAAATAAGGAAGTTCCTGCTGATAGATAA
- the cobB gene encoding NAD-dependent protein deacetylase has protein sequence MMEEAAKLIAHSRFLIAFTGAGISAESGIPTFRDKNGLWEKYRVEEVATPEAFRRNPRLVWEFYRMRMKLMKGAKPNRGHLALAELERMGLLKAVITQNIDNLHREAGNKNVVELHGNIYRVKCTSCAYRENLLESEKLEEFLEEEGLLKCPKCGSLLRPDVVWFGEPLPQEALQKAFKLAERADVCLVIGTSGQVFPAAYVPYIVKENGGYVIEINPKESGITPIADIFLKGPAGEIMEHLLAKVKRCLKDKGC, from the coding sequence ATGATGGAAGAAGCGGCTAAGTTGATAGCCCACTCCCGATTTTTAATAGCTTTTACCGGAGCTGGAATAAGCGCAGAAAGCGGAATACCAACCTTTAGAGACAAAAACGGTCTGTGGGAGAAGTATAGAGTGGAGGAGGTAGCTACCCCGGAGGCGTTTAGAAGAAATCCCAGACTTGTATGGGAGTTCTACAGGATGAGAATGAAGCTTATGAAGGGAGCAAAGCCCAACAGGGGCCACTTGGCACTGGCAGAGCTTGAAAGAATGGGTCTTTTAAAGGCTGTCATAACTCAGAACATTGACAACCTCCACAGAGAAGCCGGAAACAAAAACGTTGTAGAGCTTCATGGGAACATTTATCGGGTTAAGTGCACCAGCTGTGCTTATAGGGAAAATCTTCTTGAATCAGAAAAACTTGAGGAGTTCTTGGAAGAAGAGGGCTTACTCAAATGTCCGAAATGCGGTTCCCTCTTAAGGCCGGATGTTGTCTGGTTTGGGGAACCTCTCCCTCAAGAAGCCCTTCAAAAGGCCTTTAAGCTTGCCGAAAGGGCTGACGTTTGCCTGGTTATCGGGACGAGTGGTCAGGTTTTTCCTGCGGCGTATGTCCCTTACATTGTAAAAGAGAACGGAGGTTATGTGATAGAGATCAACCCAAAGGAAAGCGGCATAACCCCTATAGCCGATATTTTCCTAAAAGGACCTGCTGGAGAAATAATGGAGCATCTTTTGGCAAAGGTTAAAAGGTGTTTAAAAGATAAAGGCTGTTAA